In Pannonibacter sp. XCT-53, the sequence GGTGAAACGCGAGGCTCCGACCCTCTGAGTCGAAAAAAGCGACACCCATACATAGGGGATGTCGCCCATATCTCAAGATTGTGGCCGATACGGCGTGAAGGCAAGGTTAAAGCCTTCACGCCGCTGGAACGTCGGAGGGTCAGCCGGCGGCTGACTCGTCCTTGTCCTCATCCTCGGCAACGAGCTTCTGCATCTCTTCCTTGGTCACGGTCTTGTCCGTCACCTTGGCGAGCGAGAGGATGAAGTCCACAACCTTCTCTTCGTAGATCGGGGCGCGCAGGGTGGCGAGCGCCTGCGGGTTGTTCTTGTAGAACTCGAACACCTGACGCTCCTGGCCCGGGAACTGGCGCACGCGCTCGAACAGGGCGCGCTGCACTTCTTCCTCGGTCACCTCGATCTTGTTCTTCTCGCCGACTTCGGAGAGCACCAGACCCAGGCGCACGCGACGCTCGGCAATCTTGCGGTAGTCGGCCTTGGCGGCCTCTTCCGTCGTCTCCTCGTCCTCGAAGGTCTTGCCGTTGCGCTTCATGTCGTTCTCGACCTGGTTCCAGATGTTCTGGAATTCGGTCTCGAGCAGCTTGGACGGCAGGTCGAAGGAATAGACCTCATCGAGCTTGTCGAGCAGCTGGCGCTTGACGCGCTGGCGGGTCATGGCGCCGAACTGGTTCTCGATCTGGCCGCGGATGATGTCCTTGAGGCTGTCGAGCGACTCCAGGCCGAGGCTCTTGGCAAAGTCGTCGTCGATCTTGGTCTCGCCCGGAGCGGCGACGTCCTTCAGGACGATGTCGAAGGTGACTTCCTTGCCAGCCAGGTTGGCTGCCGGATAGTCGGCCGGGAAGGTGACGGAGATGACCTTCTCCTCGCCCTGCTTCATGCCGATGACGCCATCCTCGAAGCCGGGGATGAACTGGCCGGAGCCGAGCACCAGCTGGCCGTTCTCGTCGGCACCGCCGTCGAAGGGCACGCCGTCGAGCTTGCCGACGTAGGACATGGTCACGCGGTCGCCGGACTGGGCCACGGCGCCCTCGCCCTTGCTCTCGTAGGCGCGGTTGTTGGCGGCAATCGCCTCGACCTGCTCCATGACGCCTTCGTCGGACACCTCGACGACCTCACGGGTCAGCTCGATGCCGGAGAAGTCGACGACCTCGAACTGCGGCAGCAGGTCATAGATGACCTTGAACGCCAGATCGGCGGAGCCTTCGATGATGGCCTGGGCCTCGTCATCGGCCAGATCGATGTCCGGCTGCAGCGCCGGGCGCTCGGAGCGGTCCTCGATCGCCTTGAGGCTCGATTCCTGGATCGTCCGGGAGACGATCTCGGCCATGGCCTGACGTCCGTACATGCGCTTCATGTGCCCAGCCGGCACCTTGCCCGGGCGGAAGCCGTTGATCCGGACCTTGTCCTTCAGTTCATCGAGGTACGAGTCGAGTTTCGCAGCCAGCTCGGTAGCCGGAATGACGATCTTGAGTTCGCGCTTGAGGCCCTCGGAAAGGGTTTCGGTCACCTGCATGGTCGTGTGCTTCGTCCTCGGTACGGGGCCCGACATGGATCCCGTGTCATGTTTGCAATTGGCCCCGTGGGGGCCCTCTTCAGGGCGGCCGAGACGCTCGGGGTCCCCATGTCCTGTCCGGATCTCGACGGTGCGAAGCGGCCGGATCGCGGGAAGTTCGGGGACCGGCGCACAGTCGGCCGGTTCAGCCTCGGCTGGCGACTCCGAGCCATTCGCCGTGGTGCGGGCGGAGGGACTTGAACCCCCACGGCTTACGCCACCAGAACCTAAATCTGGCGTGTCTACCAGTTCCACCACGCCCGCGACGGCCTAGGACGCCCGAAGCCAGGGCGCGGCCTCTATAGCACCCGCCCTGCCTGCATCAAAGCAAAAATGCCGCATCCGGCCAAATCACGCGGGCCTTATCCCGCCGCAAGCCGGGCCAGCGCCCGGGGGACAGCCGGCAAAAGGTCCTCGGCCGTCATTCCGGCGCCCGCAAGGGCTCCCGCCGCGCCGTGGACATGCACCGCCATGGCCGCCGCCTCGAAGGGCGCGACCGCCTGGGCAAGCAGGCCCGCCGCCAGTCCCGCCAGCACATCGCCGGAGCCGGCGGTGGCAAGCGCTGCCGGTGCGTTGGCATTGACGAAGGCCCGGCCATCCGGCGCGGCGATCACCGTGTCCGGCCCCTTGAGCACGACGACCGCCCCCGCCTCGCGTGCCGCCGCACGGGCAGCAGCCAGACGGTCCAGCGCCGCGGCCTGCGGGAACAGGCGGCGAAACTCGCCCGCATGCGGGGTCAGGATCGCCGGACTGCTGCGTTGACGCAGGGCGCCGAGCAGGCGCTCGCGGTCCCCGGCAAAGGCCGAGAGGGCGTCGGCATCGAGCACCAGGCCGGGACCGGCGGGCGCCGCCACGAGATCCAGCACCTGGTGCCGGACGCCCTCCCCCAGCCCGGCGCCGGGGCCGATCACGGCGGCCGCGATGCGCGGGTCGGCGAGAAGGTCGGCCCAGGCCGCGCCGTCACGGAGCGGCCGCACCATCACCGCCGTCAGATGCGGCACGAGGGCCGCCGTCGCCGCCGGGGCGCAGGCGATGCTGACAAGGCCGGCCCCGGCCCGGAGCGCGGCCTCCGCCGCGAGGCGGATCGCCCCGGTGGCGTGATAGGGTCCGCTCACCGCCAGGACAGCGCCGCGGGCATACTTGTGGGTGTCGCGGGCCGGCTGCGGCAGGCCCCTGCCCCAGGCTGCAGGGCCGTTGAGACGGGCCTTCGGCTGCAGGTCCGAAATCGTTTCATTGCCAATGCCGATGTCACAGAGCACCGTTTCACCGCACAGATCGCGCCCGGGAAGAAGGACATGCCCGGGCTTCAGGCGGGCAAAGGTCACGGTGCGGGTGGCCCGGACAACCGGCCCGGCGGCGCGGCCCGTCGCCCCTTCGAGCCCCGAGGGCACATCGACCGCAAGCACCGGAAGCGCAGACGCATTGATACGGTCCACGGCGGCTGCGGCCGCACCGTCGAGCGGCCGGGACAGCCCGGCCCCGAACAGGGCATCGACAAGCAGCGGGCGCGGCGCGTTCCTGTCATTGGCAATGAAAGAAGCGGGATCCAGGGGAGCGATCGTGCCACCGGCCGCGCGCCAGCCGGCTGCGGCTTCAGCCGCGTCGCCCCGCACCTGGTCGGGCTGCCCCAGACACAGAAGGGTAACGGGGATACCCCAGCGCTTCAGGAGCGTTGCCGCCACATAGCCGTCGCCGCCGTTGTTGCCGGGGCCGCAGAGCACCAGGACGGGCTGGCCGGCCGAGCGCATCACCGCTGCGGCGCGGGCGACGGCCGCGCCGGCCCGGCGCATCAGCTCATGGCCCGACACCCCGGCGGCCATCGTCCGCCGGTCGGCCTCGGCCATTTCCGCAGGCGTCAGAAGCGCGGTGGCAGCCTGCTCCCCGCTCCAGTCCCAGCCGGCGCCCCCGCCTGAGCCTCCGCCGAAGCTCCCGCCAGCGCCTCCGCCAAACCCTTTGCCAGACCCTTTGTCCCTGTCCATGGCCCAGTCCGTCACGCCAGCCTCTCCTTCCGCCGCCGCCTGCCACCGCCCGATCCCGCGCCGGGGCCCTGCCGGTCCTGCGCCAGCATTGATCGGCCGGCCTTGCCGCCGCAAGCCTGCCGCGATGCCGAGGCGACCGGCAGCCAGCCTCTTTTTTAAGCAGCACCAATCGCACCGACCGGCCGCATCAGTTGCACATTTTCTATGCAATTGCGCTTTTTCGCGGCATCCTCGCAGGGCCTGCTGCGGCGGACCGGGCGACCTTCCGGCTGATTTGCTCGTTTTTGCGGCGCGCGGGCGATTTTTCAAAACTGGCACGCCACGTGCTTTAGTGAGGCCAACCGCCGAAACGACCGGTCCCGACCGTCGCTTCTGCCCAGGAGAACCGGCCCCGCGGCCTCAGACACGGAGAGAGACCCAAGGCGATGAAAAAGATCGAGGCGATCATCAAGCCCTTCAAGCTCGACGAGGTGAAGGAGGCGCTGCAGGAAGTTGGTCTTCAGGGGATCACGGTCACCGAGGCCAAGGGCTTCGGCCGCCAGAAGGGCCATACCGAGCTCTATCGCGGCGCCGAATACGTCGTCGACTTCCTGCCGAAGGTGAAGGTTGAAGTCGTGCTGCCGGACGAGATGGTCGAGAAGGCCGTGGAGGCGATTCGCAACGCCGCCCAGACCGGTCGCATCGGCGACGGCAAGATCTTCGTGTCGAACATCGAGGAAGCCGTCCGCATCCGGACGGGCGAATCCGGGGTGGACGCCATCTGACAAGTTTGCGGGCTCCGGCCTGCACCCGATTTTCGGTCGGGCGGGATCTGACGCCTGGGGGGCGCCTCCCCGACCGAGAGCAAGCCCACGTGAAAACCAGAACACTAGGGAAGTAATTAAATGACCACCGTTGCTGAGATCCTCAAGGAAATCAAGGACAAGGACATCAAGTTCGTTGACCTGCGCTTCACCGACCCGCGCGGCAAGCTGCAGCACGTCACGATGGATTCGTCGCTTGTCGACGAAGACATGTTCGCCGAAGGCGTGGCCTTCGACGGCTCGTCGATCGCAGGCTGGAAGGCCATCGACGCTTCGGACATGACGCTGGTCCTCGATCCGACCTCGGTCCACATGGACCCGTTCTTCGCCCAGTCGACCATGGTCATCCTGTGCGACATCGTCGATCCGCGCACCGGCGAGACCTACAACCGTGACCCGCGCACCATTGCCAAGCGCGCCGAGGCCTATGTGAAGTCCGGCGGGTTCGGCGACACCATCTTCTTCGGCCCGGAAGCCGAATTCTTCATCTTCGACGACGTCCGCTTCGCCTCGGAGCCCTACAACACCGGCTTCAAGATCGACAGCAACGAGCTGCCGTCCAACCTCGACACCGAGTATGAGGCCGGCAACCTCGGCCACCGTCCGCGCGTCAAGGGCGGCTACTTCCCGGTTCCCCCGATCGACAGCTGCCAGGACATCCGTTCCGAGATGCTGTCCGTGATGGCCGAGATGGGCGTCTCCGTCGAGAAGCACCACCACGAGGTGGCGGCCGCACAGCATGAGCTGGGCATCAAGTTCAACACCATGGTCACCTGCGCCGACCACATGCAGATCTACAAGTATGTGGTGCACCAGGTCGCCAACGCCTACGGCAAGACCGCCACGTTCATGCCGAAGCCGATCTTCGGTGACAACGGTTCGGGCATGCACTGCCACCAGTCGATCTGGAAGGACGGCAAGCCGCTGTTCGCCGGCAACCTCTACGCCGACCTCAGCGAGATGTGCCTCTACTACATCGGCGGCATCCTGAAGCACGCCAAGTCGCTGAACGCCTTCACCAACCCGTCGACCAACTCCTACAAGCGCCTGGTCCCGGGCTACGAGGCTCCGGTCCTGCTCGCCTACTCCTCGGGCAACCGCTCGGCGTCCTGCCGCATCCCGTACACCTCCTCGCCGAAGGCCAAGCGCATCGAGGTCCGCTTCCCGGATCCGACCGCCAACCCGTACCTGGCCTTTGCCGCCCAGCTGATGGCCGGTCTCGATGGCATCAAGAACAAGATCCATCCGGGCGACGCCATGGACAAGAACCTCTACGACCTGCCGCCGGAAGAGCTGGCCGAGATCCCGACCGTCTGTGGCTCGCTGCGTGAAGCCCTGCAGTCGCTGGACGTCGACCGCGACTACCTGAAGGCCGGTGGCGTGTTCGACGACGACTTCATCGACAGCTACATCGAGCTGAAGATGGAAGAGAACATGCGCTACGAGATGACCCCGCATCCGGTCGAGTACGACATGTACTACTCCGCCTGATACGATTGCGCCTCAGTCCATCCGGACTGCGGACGAAAGGCCGGGCTCATGCCCGGCCTTTCTGCTTGCAGGAGGGCCATGCGGTCCGGGGTCGGGCTGCCTGCGAAATGAGGCGGGCGACTTTGGCTTGGGACGTGAAATCCGCCGCCGCATCGGCTATAGAGCAACACCTGCCGGCCGGGGCAGAGCCGGCGCGCCAGACCGGACAGCACCGATCCGGACGGCACAGATCAACCGGACGAACGGGCCAACGGGACGAACGGGCGCAATGACCGAGTACAAATCCGAGTTTCTCAAGATCCTCAGCGAGCGTGGCTTCATCCACCAGGTGTCGGACCACGAAGGTCTCGACAAGCTGCTGTCGAGCGAAACCGTCACGGCCTATATCGGCTTCGACTGCACGGCGCCGAGCCTGCATGCGGGCTCGCTCGTCACCATCATGATGCTGTACTGGCTGCAGCAGACCGGGCACCGGCCGATCGCGCTCATGGGTTCCGGCACGACCCGGGTCGGCGATCCGACCGGCAAGGACGAGAGCCGCAAGATCCTCACCGACGAGGAGATCGAGGCCAACAAGGCCGGCATCCGCAAAGTGTTCGAGAAGCTGCTGACGTTCGGCACCGGCCCGCGTGACGCCATCATGCTCGACAACGCCGACTGGCTGATGAAGCTGAACTATGTCGAGTTCCTGCGCGACATCGGCCGCCACTTCTCGGTCAACCAGATGATCCAGCGCGACAGCGTGCGCCTGCGGCTGGAGCGCGAGCAGCACCTGTCGTTCCTTGAGTTCAACTACATGCTGCTGCAGGGCTACGACTTCCTGGAGATCTACCAGCAGACCGGCTGCCGCCTGCAGATGGGCGGCTCCGACCAGTGGTCGAACATCCTGTCGGGCGTCGACCTGATCCGGCGCAAGGCCGGTATCGAGGCCTTCGCGCTGACTGCCCCGCTGCTGACGACGTCTTCGGGCGCGAAGATGGGCAAGACTGCCGCCGGCGCCGTCTGGCTCAATCCGGAGCAGCTGTCGGCCTATGACTACTGGCAGTACTGGCGCAACACCGAGGATGCCGACGTCGAGCGCTTCCTGAAGCTGTTCACCGTGCTGCCGCTGGACGAGATCGCGCGGCTTGCCGCCCTTTCGGGCTCGGAAATCAACGAGGCCAAGAAGGTGCTGGCGACCGAGGCGACCGCCATGGTGCATGGCCGCGAGGCGGCCGAGGCGGCGGCCGAGACCGCACGTCGCGCCTTCGAGGAAGGCGCGCTGGCCGAGGGCCTGCCGACGGTCGAGATCGCGGCCGCCGACCTTTCGGCCGGGATCGGCGTCCTGGCCGCCTTCGTCACCGCCGGCCTGTCGGCCTCCAACGGCGAGGCCCGGCGCAACATCGCCGGCGGGGCGCTGAAGGTGAATGACGTGGCCGTGACGGACGACAAGCGCGTGCTGGGCACGGGGGATCTGACCGGCGAAGGCGTGATCAAGCTGTCGATGGGCAAGAAGAAGCACGTGCTGCTGAAGCCGGTCTGAGCCTCCGGCCCTCGATCACCATCAGGAGCCCGGCCATGTGCCGGGCTTTTTTGCTCCCGAGACGGGCAATCAGCGGAACTCGAACATCTTGCGGAAGATGCCGGGGGCGATCGCCGAGACCGGATTGACCGTGAGGGCCGGCGCGCTGATGGGGCCGGACAGGCGGTAGGTGACGCCGATCAGGCCCTCCTGGCTGCCGCCGCTGAGGGCAAAGCCCAGCACCGGGATCCTGGCAAAGAGGTTGTTCAGGGCGAAGATCGGAACGAAGGTGCCGGTCAGCGCCAGCTCGCGCGTGTCGAGATCGACCGTTCCGAGCACGGTGCCCCCGACGGCCGCGCCCTGCAGGATCCCCTCCTCGACCGTCAGCGTGTCGCCCTTGCGGGAGAAGCGGATGTCCATGCGGTCGAAGGAGGCCTCGCCGTTCCGGGACATGGCCGCGCCGTTCGGCACCGGCTGGCTGTCGGGCATCGGCCGGGAGATTTCGGGCAGCTCCGCCAGCTTCCGCAGGGCCGGATCCTCGGTGATGGAGAAACCGCGCACGCCGAAGGTCCCGAACCAGGTCTTGTCGGCAGGCAGCGACACGAGCAGCCGTCCCGTACCGCCCTGCATGCGTTCGTAGAGATCGAGGAAGCGCAGCAGGGCACCGGTGTCGGCAAACTCGCCGCTTGCCGCCCGTGCCTCGCCCTCGCCGGTGATCTCGAAGGTGAAGGCGCCCTGGTTGTTGAGCGCCCCCGTCAGACGCATGGACGTCAGGTCACCGGCCTTGCCGGCCACCTCGCCCGCGACATCGGTCGCATAGACGCCCTGAAAGCCCTGCAGCCGCCCGATCTTGAGGCTGACGCGGAAGGCGGTGTCGTCATCGCTCTCGTCTTCGGAGGTGCCCTTGCGGTCGCGCAGCTGCCGGATGAGGCCGCGGCCGTCAAACTGCGCGCCCGTCAGGGTGACGCGGACCCGGCCGGCGCTGTCCTTGACCACCTTGAGCGCAGCCGAATCGCCCGGGCGGATCTGGAACGTCGAGAAATCCGCCTCGCGGAACTCGCCTCCCTTGCCAAGCGCCACCGTTCCCTCCAGCGCGACGCCGTCGGAGCGCAGCGAGAAATTCTCCAGCCGGCGCGCCTCACCCCGATCGGTCAGCAGGAAACTCGCCCTCGCCGCCACACCGGGGCCCTTCTCCCAGCCGATCTCGCTCAGCCGCAGCGACGCCTCCTTGAGGTCGATCTCGAACTGCTGCCCCTCCGGCGTCTCGGCCACGTCGAGCACCATCGTGCCCTCGACCAGGCCCCCCAGATCGACCCCCTTCTTGCGCAGGTCTGCCGTGGTCACCTTGAGCTGCACGTCCTGGCGCGCCTCGACCTGACTGTCATCATCCAGCGGATAGACGAGGTCGATGTTGGCCTGCAGCCCGTCGATGCGGCCCTTGCCCTTGATGTCCACCTGCAGGGGATCAGCCGTCAGCTGCAGGGTGGCATCGGTGATGCGGTGCCCGCGCACGGGCTTGTCTGCGGCAAAGCCGGTCAGCTTCGCCCGTGCCGCCCAGCCCACCTCGGCCACCGCCAGCGACAGCTTCAGCGGCAGCTTGGCCGTCACGTCGATGTCGCCGGACCCGGTGAGCGCGACATCCGAAAGCTCCGCCTTGTCGAGGATGCGGAACGGCGGGGCATTGGCAATCTCCGACAGGGGGCCGAGGCCGCCCTGAAGCTTCAGGTCCAGCAGACCCGTCTTGATGTCCCGTCCCGACAGATGCGGGATCTCGAAGCGACCGGCCGGCACGGCGACCGATCCGCCCGAGGGCGTGGTCACGCTGCCTGAGCGCATGTCGACGGTCAGCAGCTCGTTCTGGATCGTGACCGTGCCGGTGAGGCCGGTGATGGGCGGGAGCGTGGCCAGCGGCTGGACATCGGTGTTGACCAGCACGATGTCGAGCTTGAGGTCGTCGCCGCCCCAGCCTGGGTCGGGGTGGGATTCATCGAAGGCCGGCGCCCGGATCGCAGCGTCGACGCGGGCCGACTGGATCTGTCCGCCCTTGAGGTGCTCGATGATCCAGCGACGGGCCGGGGGGGCCAGCGTGATGGGCCAGATCTGCTTCAGCATGGCGACCGGCATGGTCTGCGCATCGACCGCAAGCGCGAGATAGGGGCCGTCGTCGCGCAGGTCGAGCGACCCGATTGCCTGGAACGAGGCGGGCCCCGACTGGAGCTGCAACCGGTCGATGAGGACCGCCCGGTCGGCCAGGTTCACCCGGCCCTCGAGCGCCAGATAGTCGGCGATCATCGGCGGCTCCGGCACGTCGGCCGAGCCGAAACGGGCCCGGTCTGTGCTGATCTGGTAGGTCCAGTCGCTGCTGCCCTCCGCCGGCGGGCGGACCGCGCCGGAGAAGAAGATCTCCGTGTTGCCCCGGATCACGTGCGACTTGCCGATGGTCACGCCGGGTGTCCCGGCCGACCAGGCGAGCGCGAGGGCAACATCGTCGAACCGGATCAGGGTCGAGCCCGAGCGCAGCCAGCCGTCCTGCCCGCGGGCGACCAGATTGGCGACCTCGAAGGCGCCCGTGCCGTCAAGCGCGGCATTGAACTGGACCTCCAGCGGCAGACCGAGCCCCTTGCCCGCATTCACCTTTTCATTGGAGGGAAACAGCTCGGCAAGCGCCATGTCGCGGATGTAGAGCCCGATCTGACGCTCGCCGCTGTCGCTGACAACGGCCCGGCGCAACGCCAGGTCCCAGACGCCCATGCGGCCGGAAATCTCCGCTTCGGCCAGCAGACCGCCTTCGGAATCCCGCCGCAGCACGGCATCAATCTCGTTGATGCGCCGGGGCACCGGGCCGATGACGTCGAGACGCCCGTCCCTGAGCAGGACCTCGGCGAGGCTGCGGCGCTGGAATTCCGCGTCGACGATGGCGGCCGTGCGGTCGACCGCTTCCATCATGTCGCCCATCGAGGCGATCGGGGTGTCCGCATCGCCCGGGCGCAGGGTCAGGCGCGGTCCGTCGATCTCCAGCCGGGTGAAGTTGAGCGTGCCGGCCAGCAGCGGCTCCAGCGCGATCACGGCCTGCAGGCGCGGCAGCACGAGATCGACCTGCGCCTCGCCCGGTACCTTCAGCACGGCCCCCTCGATGATCGCCGTCGGACCCTGCTCGGCGCTGAGGTCCAGCAGGACGCGACCGACCGTCAGCTCCGCATCGGCGCCGCGCGTGGTGCTCTCGATCAGTCCGGCGACCAGCGGGATGGGGGTCGGCCCGAGCGCAAGGCGCAGCGCCAGCGCCAGGATGCCCGCAAGCAGCACCAGCACGATGAGTGCCGCAGCCCGACGCAGCCGCCGAAATCCATTCGGGCCCGCCGTCCGTAAGGCTTCGGTATCAGGCGTGGGCAGGGACTGTGTCAGCGCGTGTTACCCTTGTCCTCAATGGCGGGGCGTCGAGTCGACCCGCAAAATATGATAACTCACGCCAACCCAAAACCCGAACCTCCGTCGGGGGGCTGCGGCGTTCACACCTATCGCCCGGATAATCCGGCGGAACATGACAGAAGGAAGGCAACATGAGCGAATTGCAGATCGGCGATGCCGCACCGGCCGTTGACCTCGCCCTCGACGGCGACCGCAGCGTGGCGCTGGCCTCCCTGCGCGGCAAGGCCGTCGTCCTCTACTTCTATCCCAAGGCGGACACCCCGGCCTGCACCGAGGAATGCATTGCCTTCAGCCGCATGAAGGCCGACTTCGCCGCAGCCGGCGCCGAGGTGATCGGCATCTCGCCCGACGAGGCCGCCAAGAACGCCAAGTTCAAGACCAAGCACACGCTGAGCGTCGATCTTGCCTCGGACCCGTCCAATGCCGTATCCGAAGCCTTCGGTGTCTGGGTGGAGAAGTCGATGTACGGCAAGAAGTACATGGGCGTCGAACGCAGCACCTTCCTTATCTCTGCCGAGGGCAAGCTGGCCGGCATCTGGCGCAAGGTGAAGGTTCCCGGGCACGCCGAGGCGGTCCTGGAGGCCGTCAAGGCGCTCTGATCGCCCCTGCCCGCTCCCGGATCCCCCCCCCGTTCCCCGACCTCGTCCCTCAGCCCCATGTCCATCACTGCCGACACCGACCGCGCGGACACGCTCGTTGCCCGCGCCAATGCCATCGTCCGGGCGACCGACACGGCCGAGAAGGTCCGCCTTGCCTATGACACGGCCAAGGCCTGGTACGGCCGGCATCTGGGGCTGGGCAGCCTGTCCCTGAGCGGTCCGATGCCGGAGCGTCCGGGCCGGCCGGAACGGCCGGTCCTGCTTGCGCCGCGGGACATGCCCAAGCGGGCCCTCGGCGGCGACGCCGGCAAGATCGCGCTGCTGCACTCGCTGGCACATATCGAGCTGAATGCGGTGGACCTGACCTGGGATCTGATCGGCCGGTTTGCGGACACCCGCCTGCCCCGCTCCTATTACGATGACTGGGTGCGGGTGGGGCTCGAGGAGGCCAAGCATTTCTCGATGCTGGAGGACCGGCTGGGCGAGCTCGGGGCCGCCTATGGCGACCTCCCGGCCCATGACGGGCTGTGGCAGGCGGCACAGTCGACCGGGCGCGACCTGGCCGCGCGGCTCGCCATCATCCCGCTGGTGCTGGAGGCGCGCGGCCTCGACATCACCCCGCCGATGATCGAGAAGGCGGAAGCGCTCGGTGATCACGCCACCGCCAGGGTGCTCGGCGTGATCTACCGCGACGAAAAGAATCACGTCGCCTTCGGGGCAAAATGGTTCCGGTTCCTGTGCGACCGGACAGGCGAGCGGCCGGAACCGAAGTTCCACGAGCTGGTGCGGACGCATTTCCGGGGCGCGCTCAAGCCGCCGTTCAACGACCGGGCCCGCTCGGAGGCCGGCCTGACGCCCGGATTCTACCGGCCGCTGGCCAAGCTGACCGGCTGACGCAGGGGAAAGCTGCACCGACAGGGGCTGGCGAGGCCTGTTGCAAGGGCTTTGTTAACCTTACCGCTTTCTAATCAGCCTCAACCGGCGGGCACGTGGCCCGCCTCGAGGATGATGGCACGCGACATGTCCGACCCCACAGCCAACCTCCGCCATGGCTTCGGAAAACGCAGGTCCCTGCATCACGTGACGATCACCAACGGTGACCGCAGCCGCACCTTCTCGTTCCGTCCCTGGGTGCTCGGTTCGGTCGCCGCCTGTGTCGGCGTGTTCGCGGTCGGATATCTGTCGGCCACCGCCTATCTGGTGTGGCGTGACGACATCCTTGCGGCCCGCGACACGGAACGCTCCCAGATCGAGGCGTCCTACGAGAGCCGAATCGCCTATCTGCGGGCGGAGATCGACCGGCTGGCCAGCACGCAGGTGTTCGAGCGCCGCTCCGTCGAGACCATGGTCGACGCGCTGATCGAGCGCCAGAACCAGCTGACCGACAATCACGCCCGTGTCCGCGCGCTGCTCGAGAAGGCCTCCACTGTCGGCCTGACGGTGACCCAGGCGCTGCCTCTGCCGGCCGAGAAGCCGTCGCTGCCGGGCAGCGTGCTCTCCTTCGCGCCGGCGGGCCAGTCCAACCTCGCGATCGGTGGCGAGCCGGTGCCCCTGCCGGCCGGCCCCCTGCCCTCGCTCGGCCTGCGCGGCAGTTCCTCCGACATCGGCGTGCCGCAGACCGAGGACCTGGGCGCTGCGCCCGGCCCCCAGGCCGACAGCGGCGATCTCCTCGGCATCGGTGCGACGCTGGACCAGATGCTGGCCGAAAACGACCGGGCCCTTGACGCGCTCGCCGGCACGGCCGAACAGGGCATCCGCACCCTGACCGCCGCCATCCGTCCGCTCGGTCTCGACCTGAGCAGCCTGGCCGAGGAGGGCATCGGCGGCCCTTTTGTGCCCCTGCCCGCCAGCACGTTTGAGGAACGTCTGAGCCGGGCAGAACGCGCCATTGCCGCCTATGACGTGCTGCGCGGCGCGGCGCAGAAACTGCCGCTGGCGCGGCCAATCCGCAATGTCGAGGTGTCGAGCGACTTCGGGCCGCGGCTCGATCCCTTCCTCGGCACCCTGGCCATGCACACCGGCATCGACTTCAAGGCCGACCAGGGCACGGTGATCCGCGCCGCCGGGGCCGGCCGTGTCCTCACCGC encodes:
- a CDS encoding ferritin-like domain-containing protein; this encodes MSITADTDRADTLVARANAIVRATDTAEKVRLAYDTAKAWYGRHLGLGSLSLSGPMPERPGRPERPVLLAPRDMPKRALGGDAGKIALLHSLAHIELNAVDLTWDLIGRFADTRLPRSYYDDWVRVGLEEAKHFSMLEDRLGELGAAYGDLPAHDGLWQAAQSTGRDLAARLAIIPLVLEARGLDITPPMIEKAEALGDHATARVLGVIYRDEKNHVAFGAKWFRFLCDRTGERPEPKFHELVRTHFRGALKPPFNDRARSEAGLTPGFYRPLAKLTG
- a CDS encoding AsmA-like C-terminal domain-containing protein → MLVLLAGILALALRLALGPTPIPLVAGLIESTTRGADAELTVGRVLLDLSAEQGPTAIIEGAVLKVPGEAQVDLVLPRLQAVIALEPLLAGTLNFTRLEIDGPRLTLRPGDADTPIASMGDMMEAVDRTAAIVDAEFQRRSLAEVLLRDGRLDVIGPVPRRINEIDAVLRRDSEGGLLAEAEISGRMGVWDLALRRAVVSDSGERQIGLYIRDMALAELFPSNEKVNAGKGLGLPLEVQFNAALDGTGAFEVANLVARGQDGWLRSGSTLIRFDDVALALAWSAGTPGVTIGKSHVIRGNTEIFFSGAVRPPAEGSSDWTYQISTDRARFGSADVPEPPMIADYLALEGRVNLADRAVLIDRLQLQSGPASFQAIGSLDLRDDGPYLALAVDAQTMPVAMLKQIWPITLAPPARRWIIEHLKGGQIQSARVDAAIRAPAFDESHPDPGWGGDDLKLDIVLVNTDVQPLATLPPITGLTGTVTIQNELLTVDMRSGSVTTPSGGSVAVPAGRFEIPHLSGRDIKTGLLDLKLQGGLGPLSEIANAPPFRILDKAELSDVALTGSGDIDVTAKLPLKLSLAVAEVGWAARAKLTGFAADKPVRGHRITDATLQLTADPLQVDIKGKGRIDGLQANIDLVYPLDDDSQVEARQDVQLKVTTADLRKKGVDLGGLVEGTMVLDVAETPEGQQFEIDLKEASLRLSEIGWEKGPGVAARASFLLTDRGEARRLENFSLRSDGVALEGTVALGKGGEFREADFSTFQIRPGDSAALKVVKDSAGRVRVTLTGAQFDGRGLIRQLRDRKGTSEDESDDDTAFRVSLKIGRLQGFQGVYATDVAGEVAGKAGDLTSMRLTGALNNQGAFTFEITGEGEARAASGEFADTGALLRFLDLYERMQGGTGRLLVSLPADKTWFGTFGVRGFSITEDPALRKLAELPEISRPMPDSQPVPNGAAMSRNGEASFDRMDIRFSRKGDTLTVEEGILQGAAVGGTVLGTVDLDTRELALTGTFVPIFALNNLFARIPVLGFALSGGSQEGLIGVTYRLSGPISAPALTVNPVSAIAPGIFRKMFEFR
- a CDS encoding M23 family metallopeptidase, with amino-acid sequence MSDPTANLRHGFGKRRSLHHVTITNGDRSRTFSFRPWVLGSVAACVGVFAVGYLSATAYLVWRDDILAARDTERSQIEASYESRIAYLRAEIDRLASTQVFERRSVETMVDALIERQNQLTDNHARVRALLEKASTVGLTVTQALPLPAEKPSLPGSVLSFAPAGQSNLAIGGEPVPLPAGPLPSLGLRGSSSDIGVPQTEDLGAAPGPQADSGDLLGIGATLDQMLAENDRALDALAGTAEQGIRTLTAAIRPLGLDLSSLAEEGIGGPFVPLPASTFEERLSRAERAIAAYDVLRGAAQKLPLARPIRNVEVSSDFGPRLDPFLGTLAMHTGIDFKADQGTVIRAAGAGRVLTASYQGGYGNMVEIEHPGGLVTRYAHMSRILVSEGEEILAGEVVGRVGSTGRSTGPHLHYEVRRNGTALDPSRFVIAGDRLAGVLVR
- a CDS encoding peroxiredoxin, translating into MSELQIGDAAPAVDLALDGDRSVALASLRGKAVVLYFYPKADTPACTEECIAFSRMKADFAAAGAEVIGISPDEAAKNAKFKTKHTLSVDLASDPSNAVSEAFGVWVEKSMYGKKYMGVERSTFLISAEGKLAGIWRKVKVPGHAEAVLEAVKAL